AACGTTAGAGCCGCACGACGGCGCGCGCGCTTCGATGTCCTGGTGTCACGCGCCCTCCCGCGCGCGCTGTTGGGCGGCGTATGTTTCGCGATGGGCGTCCACTCTATCGGCTATATGAATACCCACCTTTGCCATCCCAGGACATTCAAACGGAAATCGCCCATCGCGAAACTTACATTCTACGACACAACGATGGACGGTTATCACGGAAATCAAGCGTGATTTTTCCGGGTACCCGCAACAGAAATTGCGGCTATCCACTCTAGCCATCACACGGCTAGTATAAGCCCAGTTTCCTACCGTGTCAACGGTTTCTGCGCGTGGGCAAACAAAAACCCGGCATCTCGCGCCGAGACACCGGGTTTTATTTCTGCACGCGTCACGCGTTAGAGGAAACGGAAATCCACAGAAAGAATTCCGTGTGTTTCCGTGTGGCGCGTAGCGTGTGGCAAAAAAAGAAATGTGACATTGCCAAACTACTGCGCGCTAATCGTGAGACTCGCCAGGTCGCGCGGATAGTAGGTCATCGTCTCGATGCTGTCGCGCGTGATCGCAACCGTGTCCGAATGGCGAAAGCCACCGAGGTTCGGCGCGTACAACCCAGGTTCGACGGTGAAGACCATCCCAGGTTCGAGCACCGTGTCGTCGCCCGCGTCGAGGAACGGACCTTCGTGGTACCGCAAGCCAATCGCGTGACCTGAGTGATGTCGCCAGTACGGCATCAAATTATTTTTCTCGTAATACGCGCGCACTGCTGCATCCACCTCACTGCATTTGACGCCGGGTCGCATCGCGTCGAGCGCGGTCTGTTGCGCGCCGAGCATCCACTCGAAAAATGTTTTCTGTTCGACGTTTGCTTCGCCGACAATCATCGTCCGTTCGAGTTCCGACTGATAGCCCCACATCGGACAGCCCGCTTCGCTCACCAGCACGTCGCCGGGCAGAAACGTCGCGTTCGTCGTGAGCGTGTGCGGGATGGACGCGTTGCGACCGATCTGTCCGCGATACCCGGCGGTGGGTCCGCTCGACCACATGCTTTGCGAGCGATACAACGCGCCGAGTGTGTCGAGCATTGCAAGCGTCGCCTCGTTGCTCGCGCGCTGGCTCACCTCGACTTCGTGCGCGCCGACGCGCGTGTACTTAAACAACAGCCGATGCGCGAGATTCGCCCACTTGCAACTCTCGCGAATCAACGTGAGTTCGGCATCGCTCTTGACCATCATCAATTTTTCGACGAACGACGCCGCGTCCATCACTTGCGCGCCCAACAACGCGGACAGTGCGCTGCCTTGATAACCCAGGATCCAGGGATAGCCATCGTAGTCCGCGCCGACCTTGATGCGGATGTTCATCCGCGCGCAGATTTCCGCGAACTTTATCATCGGATGTGGATTGCCGGGGTACTCGAGGTACGATTCAACGCGATCTACCTGTGCTTCCGCGTTTGCGTGTTCCACTTCGAGGCGCGGGACAAATAAGACGCGTTCGCCATCCGCGTTCATCGCGAAACAAATCGGGCGTTCGGTCGGGATGAACGCGAACCCGGTCAAGTACGTGATGTGAAAATTGTCGAACAGTGCGACGCCGTACCATTCTTGCTGTTTGACGTACTCGAGCAGTTGCTTGGCGCGCGTCGAATACTCGCCCACAGGAATTTTTAGATTCATCGGTTTCAGCGTCCCATAAGATGCCAAATCATATCCAAATCGCCCGGCGAATGACCCGTATCGGTCAGCATTAACGCGATTTCACTGCGATGCTGGGTGCCGTGATTCGCGACGTGAACGAGCGCGTGCCACAGAATAACACTTTGCGTTTGTCCACGAATCGTACGCGTGAATGGTTGGGACAGTTGCTCGGGCGTGAGCGACTCGATGAAGGCGCGGCGTTCCGCCCATAGCGTTTCCCATTTTGCGCGCACCGCGTCGAGCGTGGGCAAATCGTTCACCGTGAGCGAGTCGGACATTGGTGCGCCGCTCCATGATTGATGCCAGCGCCACTCTGCGCTGACGAGATGCACGAATGAACCCAGAATCGTAAAGGCGTGTTGCGTAAAGGGATGCCGCAATTGCTCATCCGTCAGCAAACTCGCCTTCTCAAGCAATTTCTTGTTTGCCCAGATGCCGTACTCGTACATCTGTGCGATGATTTCCTTTTCCAATTTTCCTCCTTAACCTTTGACGCCGACGCTCGCGATGCCTTCGACGAATTGCTTTTGCGCGACGAGGAACAGCGCGATGATCGGCGCGGCGACGAACAACGCTGCCGCCATCAATAAATGCCACTCGACGCCTTGTTCCGTTTGCGCGAACACGGCGAGACCCAACGGCATCGTTCGCAGTTCGACCTTGGTCGTCGTGATGAGGGGCCAGAAAAAATCATTCCAGTGCCACATCGCCGAGAGCAAACCGAAACTCGCAATCGCCGGACGCGCGAGCGGAACGTAGACGTGCCACAACGTCAACAAATGTCCCGCGCCATCAATGCGCGCCGCATCACCGAGGTCGGTAGGAATGGTGAGGAATTGTTGACGAATCAGAAATGTACCGAAACCGCTGGCGAGAAACGGCAGAATCAACGCGCCGTACGTGTCGAGCAAATTGAGTTGGCGCAATGTCACAAAATTCGGGATGAGCGTGACCTGGGACGGGACCATCATAATCGAAAGGTAGAGCAAGAACAAGAGATTCTTGCCGGGAAAATTCAAACGCGCGAACGCGTACGCGGCGAGACAACTTGTCGTCACTTGAATCACGACGATGGACGTGGTCACGATGACGCTGTTCAAAAAGAATTTGTCGAAGGGCGCTTTGCTCCACGCGACGATGAAATTTTCGAAATGGAATTCATTCGGAATCCAACGCGGCGGATAGATGAACAATTCGCTCGGCGCTTTGATCGCCGTGCTGATAAGCCACAGGAACGGCAACGCGACAACGAACGTAATCGGAAGCAGGATTGCATACGATACTATTTTTGTCCAGTCGAAATTGCGAATGGCGAATAGCGAATGGCGTTTGACGTCTGTTGACTGTTGACTATTGACTGTTGACTGATTTCTAATCATACGTCACCCATCGCCGTGAGAAATAGAGTTGCAGACCCGTGAACGCCATCGCGATGCCGACGACCAACAACGCAATCGTCGAGGCGTAACCGGCTTCGAGATTATAGAATGCCTGGCGGTACAAATAAAACACGAGCGTTGCCGTGCTGTTCGCCGGACCACCCAGCCCGGCGGTCATCACGTACACGGGGTCGAACACGCGGAATGCTTGAATCATCGAAGTGATGAGCAGAAACACCATCGTCGGCGACAGCAAGGGGAGCGTCACAAAGCGAAATGACGCCCAGCGTCCCGCGCCGTCGAGCGACGCGGCTTCGTACAAATCGCGGCGAATGTTTTGCAGACCGGCGAGAAAAATGATGATGTCGTACCCAAGCGTCTGCCAAATCATCATGATGATGATCGCGGCGAGCGCGGTGCTCGGCGAATTGAGCCAGCGGCTCGGCGGCGCGCCGAAGAGACTCAGGAACCAATTCGCCAAACCGAACTCGGGATCGTAAATCCACAACCACAACGCGGAGAGCGCGGTGAGCGAGGTCACGACCGGCAAAAAGAACGTCGTGCGAAAGACCGCGCGCAAACGCAATTTTTGATTGAGCAAAATCGCGAGTGCGAGTGCGAGGACGAGCGTGATGCCGACGACCGAAATCGTATAGACGGTGGTGTTCGACATGATCTTCCACAGATCACTGTCGTCAATCAAACGTTGATAATTGCGAAACCAGACGAAACGTTTTTCGGGACTGAGCAGATCCCAACGCGTCAACGACAAATAACCCGAATAGACGAGCGGATAGAGCGTGAACACGGCAAGCCCAAGAAACGAAGGCAGCAGAAACGCGTATGCCGTGAACGCTTCGCGAACGTGATTCCAACGAATGGTCATTGAGCCACCTTGAACCGTGATAATAAGGCGGGAGAGGCATTCACCTCTCCCGCCTCATTCGCGCAACGAAAAGTTTTACTGCAGTGCGTCGTTCGATTTCTTTGCGGCGGCATCGAGCGCCGCTTTGGGTTCGGCGGTACCCAGCAAGATGTCTTGCAATGCTGGGTTCATGTACTGGTTGATCGCTTTTTCAAACACCGCGCTGACCGCGCGTGATTTGCCGTACTTGAATGCCAGCTCGATTGCCTTTAGCGTCTTGGGCGATTGCTTGCCGTAATCCACCATCGCTTGCACTTTGAGCGCGCTCGTGCGCACCGGCAAGTATCCGCTCTTGATCGAATACTCGGCGGTATTTTCCGGCGCAGTCATCCACTTGAGGAACGTCCACGCGGCTTTTTGTTTTTCCGGCGTCGTCTTGCCAAAGATCACAAAGTTGCCGCCACCCGCGTTGAGGACGGGACCCGCGGGACCACCCGGAATCGCGGCGACATCCCAATCGAACTTGGCGTCTCGTTCGATTTGCGCGCGCGAAAAGATCGAGTGCATCAACATCACGTTTTTGCCGGCGATGAAATCGGTGACGACCGCGCCGAAATCGTTGAATCCGCGAATCGAAAGCGTCTTGTCTTTTTGCGACATGTCGCGCCAGACGTTGACGGCGGTGAGCGCCTCGGGCGAATTGTATGTCGCGGTCTTGCCATCCTTGGAGAGGAGCGAGCCGCCGAACGACAGCAACTGACCTTCGAATGCCCAGTCGCTGGCGATCGCGCCGGTCATCGGGTACGCGTTCGCGTTCTTGGCTAACAAGGTCTGCGACATCTTGCGCGCATCGTCCCAGGTCAGCGGCGGTTTGTCCGGATCGAGTCCCGCGGCTTTGAACGCATCGCGATTGATGAACATCATCGTCGTCGAGCGTTGCCAGGGAATCGCGTACAGTTTATTGTTCCAGTACGAGTTGCCCAGGAGCGCGGGCGCGAGATCGTCGAATTTGAAATCGGCGTCCTTGGAGAGATCGTCGAGCGCGAGCAATTGATTCGCGCTGGCGAGTTGCGGGATTTGCAACAGTTCGACCATCGCGGCATCGGGCAACGTGTTCGCGCTCGCGGACGCGAGGATCTTTTCAAAGTTCTGACCATAGTTGCCGGTCAAGACGAGTTCGACCTTGACGCCTTGATTCGCCGCGTTGAATTTTGCGACGAGCGCGTCCATTGCTTCCTTCAACGTGCCCGCAGTCGGCAGCGGATACCACACGGTAATATTGACTGTCGCCGCCGGCTTGGGCGCTTCGGTTGGTTTCGGCGCGGCGGTCGGTTGTGGCGCCGTGGTCGGTTGCGGTGCGGCGGTTGCCGGGACTGCCGTTGGCTTGGGCGCGTCAGTCGGTTTCGGCGCGGCAGTGGGCGGCGCAGGTGTGGGCACGGGCGTCGGCGCCGGCGCGCACGCAACGATGACACCCAGGGCAATCAGTAGAACGACGAACAGTTTGAAAATACGCACAGTTCCTCCTTTTGGAATTTCAACGTGGCGGGATTATAAGTCTACGTTAGAGAGATGTCAACCGATGTTGTAAGTTTCAAACTCGCGCTACACAATCACGGGTTCTTTGTATTCGCCCCAGGTTTTTCTCAAGACATCCATCATTTCGCCGAGCGTGGCGTACGCGTTGACCGCATCAATCAAACGCGGCATCAAGTTTGCATTCTCGCGTTTCGCCGCGTCGCGAATCGCGTCGAGCGCCGCTTGTACGCGCGCGCCATCGCGTTCGCGCCGCACGCGCTCTAATCGCGCGAGGTGATGGCGCGCGCTCGCTTCGTCCACGCGCAAGAGCGGCACGCGCAAATCTTCCTTGACGACGAAATCGTTTACGCCGACGATGACGCGATCCTTTTTCTCGATTTCGGTTTGATAGCGCGCCGCGCTCTCCGCAATCTCGCGTTGGAAAAAACCTTTTTCGATGGAAGGCAGCACGCCGCCGTGTTTTTCGATGCGAGCAAAGTACGCGTTGGCTTCTTGCTCCATTCGATTCGTGAACGCTTCGACAAAATACGAACCGCCGAGCGGATCGGCGGTGTTCGCCACACCCGATTCGTGCGCGATGATTTGTTGCGTGCGAAGCGCGATCGTCGCCGCGTTCTCGCTGGGCAACGCCCACGCCTCGTCGAGCGAATTTGTGTGGAGCGATTGCGTGCCGCCGAGCACCGCGGCGAGCGCCTGCAGCGCGACGCGCGCGACGTTGTTCATCGGTTGTTGCGCGGTGAGCGAAACGCCGGCGGTCTGCGTGTGGAATCGCATCAACCACGCGCGCGGATTCTGCGCGCCCATCGTGTCGCGCATCCAGCGCGCCCAGATGCGTCGCGCCGCGCGATACTTGGCGATCTCTTCAAAGAAATCATTGTGCGCGTTGAAGAAGAACGAGAGGCGCGGCGCGAATTCGTCAATGTTCATTCCGCGTTGGATGCCCCAGCGCACGTACTCCATGCCGTCCGCCAGCGTGAACGCGAGTTCTTGGGCGGCGGTTGAACCGGCTTCGCGGATGTGATAACCGGAAATCGAGATCGTGTTCCACAGCGGCATTTCGCGCGTGCCGAATTCCATCGTGTCCACGACGAGGCGCATCGAAGGATGCGGCGGGAAGATGAATTCTTTTTGCGCGATGTACTCTTTGAGGATGTCGTTCTGAATCGTGCCGCCGAGTTTCGCGCGCGGGACGCCGCGCTTTTCCGCCGCCGCGATGTACATCGCCCAGATGATCGCGGCGGGCGAGTTGATCGTCATCGAGGTCGTGACCTGATCCACCGGGATTCCGTCGAAGAGGAGTTCCATATCCGCGAGCGACGAAATCGCGACGCCGCACTTGCCGAACTCGCCAAGTGCTTGCGGTGCATCGGTGTCGTATCCGTACAGCGTCGGCATGTCGAACGCAGTCGAAAGCCCGGTCTCGCCGTGTTCGAGCAAGTACTTGAAGCGCGCGTTCGTCGCTTCGGCGGTGCCAAAGCCGGCGAACATGCGCATCGTCCAGAATCGTCCGCGATGCATCGTCCCGTGGACGCCGCGTGTGTACGGAAACTCGCCCGGCATTCCCAGGTCGCGTTCGTAATCCATCGCGGCGAGATCGAGCGGAGTGTAGAGGCGGTCAATGTCTTCGGAGGAGGTCGTGATAAATTTTTCGCGTCGCTCCGGCGCGCGCGCGAGGGTTTGTTGCAAGGTCGTCTCTTCCCAGCGCTCCTTCGCGTGTTGGATGTCTTCGAGCTTCTTTGCGTCGAACATTTTGCCTCCTCAAGAAAAGACGGATGACCGAGGACGGAGGACGGAATTTGCTCGGTCTTCTGTCCTCCGTCCTCCGTCACTTTTGATACAACTCGATTAGCACACCATGCGCGCTCTTGGGATGGACGAACGCGTAGCGATGTCCCTGCCCGGTCAACTGCGGCGTCTCGTTGATGAGTTGCGCACCCGCCGCTTTGAGTTGCGTGAGCGCGCCCTCGATGTCATCCACTTCGAAACAGATGTGGTGCACACCTTCGCCGCGCTTGGCAAGGAACTTGGCGAGACCGCTGTCGGTGTCTTGCGGTTCAACAAGTTCGACCTCGGTGCCGCCGACTGGCATGAACGCGACCTGGGTGCGTCCGCCTTCTTCTAGTTCCATGCGGTCTAGTTTGATGCCGAGTGCGCTTTCAAAAAATCCCAGTGCGGCGCTAATGTTTTGAACTGCAATTCCGATGTGGTCAATGCGAGTAATCATAGAATCCTTTCTGCCATAGAGGGCATAGAGAGCATAGAGAAAATGTCACAGTTGGAATCGTTTGACGCCCTCAATCAAACGTGGTTTGTTGAAATTAATCAAAAGTCCGACATTGGTACGCGTTCCACGTAAATACGAAAGTATCGTCGCGTAATGGATATTTTCGAAATCCTGGACCGCTTTCAGTTCGACTATGACTTTGCCATCCACCATCAAGTCTAACCGATGGTGACCGGCAACGATGTCTTTGTATGAAATTGGAATCGGTTTTTGTCGCTCGTACGGAATTCCGCGCAAATCGAATTCATGCGCGAGTGCCTCTTCGTAAATTGCCTCTAAAAAACCAGGACCGAGAACGCGATGCACCTCAATCGCCGCCTCGATGATTTTCGATGTCAAATCTTTATGGGGGGCGTTTGCCATGTTTTTCTCTATGCTCCCTATGTCCGCTATGGCTTTTTATGTGTGAGTCACTGCGCGATCTGATCGAGTCGCCAGCACACTTTCCTGTTGATACTGCTGGAAAAGTTTCCCCCAGGTTGTGTGCGTGCGCCAGTACTCGTACACGCTTTTGAATTTGAGGGGCCAGTACATGTAATCCTGCTCGACTTCGCCAATGAATGTAGGAACGACGACGAGTGGCGTTCGCAAAACCAATTTCTGAAACACACTCGTTGGACCATACCACGCCAACCACGCGAGAAACGTATGCGTGCTGTAACCGACCTTGAAATTCCAATTCTCGTTCGACACATCATCGCCGACCAATTCGATCTCGCGTGGATCGCCGACGCCGAGACCGTGGTCGTGCGCGAGGCGAATGTACTTGATGGCGAGCGGGTCGAACCCCATCAACTTGGCTGCCACCGCGTCAATCGCAACCTGGTCGGCGGAGGCGAGGATCACGTTCTTGACGACTGGCTCCATCAAGCGCGGACCAGGACCATTGCCAGCAGTCGTGCCATCCATCACTGCGAAAATCCCAGGATGGATTTCTTTTTGAATTGCGAGCAAATCCACGAGTGTCTCGTGAATCCACGTGTGCGTGTAATGCCGATATTTGCTGAGTAGCCCGCCGAACGCGTTCTTCATCGCGCCAGTCGTCGTCGTGTACATGTGCGTCTTGACCGTCGGCAGATGCACAATGTTTTTGCCGATGAGATAATCGGGAATGTGGATGCCTTCGGGGTAGATGTGATCGAGCGCGAGCATCTTGGCTTTCGGCTTGTACGGAACCCAGGTCATATCCTGCGTGCGGAAATTGTACAGCACCGGGATGTTGTAATGCCGAAAGATCGGCACGTAGCGATTGAGGTCTTCGCCTTTGAACGCGTTCGTGACGACGGTTTGATTTTGCACGCACGTCACGTCGTTGAATCCCGCATTTCGCAACGCGAGGATTGTGCCTTCGAGTTGCCAGGGCGTTGTGTTCGCAGCGGGCATTGGAAAGTGCCACGAGATGTTGTCTTTGAGAATTGTGGTCGTGCTTGGATCGAGCGATTTCGCTCCGCCGGCGATTTCAAACAAACGCTGATAGTCATCCAAAACGGTTTCGGGTTGTGTGCGTAGAACGGCGACTTTAGATTTGGTTGGCACTAGAAAACTCCCTGAAGGAAAAATTATGTTATTTGAGCATCGCCTCGACTTGACGTTTGAGTACCGGCAAGTCAAACTCAACGGTGGACCAAACTTCATCGTGGTCAATGCCAAAATATTCGTGGACGATAATGTTGCGCATCGCAACGATGTTCGCCCACGAGATTTCAGGGTGTCGCGATTGTGCCTCGTCTGAAACTCTGCTTGCCGCTTCACCAATGATTTGAAGATGATGGACAATCCACGTTTGAATCAACTCGTCTTGTTCAAATGCTTGGCGACCTTGTGCGGCATATTTTTCGACGTGGGCAATCGCTTCCAAAATATCTTCGAGTCGTTCGCGGTCGTCTCTCATAGCGGCACTGCCTCACGCAAAACACGTTCACGCATACGCTGTTTCAATCCACGCGATGATACAACATCCACTTGCATTCCGACCAATTGTTGCAAAGCGAGCGACAACGCCGCGTGGTTGAGCAAACCTTTTCCTAGTTCAAAATCTACGAGAAGGTCAATGTCGCTTTTCTCATCCGCTTGACCGCGCGCCACTGAACCAAACACACGGACGTTGGATGCGCCGTATTGTTTTGTGATTCGAAGAATTTCTTCGCGGTTGGTTTTCAAGAGATCATAGACTGACATTGTGTCTCCTGCGTTATCGATTACAAGCCGACACCCATCATTCACAAAACCCGCATTGCGGGTTTACAGCTCATCAGCCGTCGGATTCGATCCAATGGCTGACGATGTATTCCTATGGTTGTTTTTTCCCAATCAAGAAATCAATAATGTAGTTCAAATTGATTCCCACACCGCTGATATTAGGTTGCAAAATCAACGCATCTACAATCGCTCCCCTTTGACCTTTCGACATTTCTCGAGCTATCTGGAAGTCAGACAAAGATTTCTTCTCTCGAATATCCTTGAAGACCTTTTCAATCAAAAGCACCACATCTGAAGATGACTTGCAAGTTTTGCGCAATGGAATGAGAATCATCCGATCTGTAGGTTGTCTTGGCTCGCGTTGCTTTTCAGCATTGCGAAATTGATTGGGATGTCGTGCAGTTATCAGAATAGCGGGCAACAATTGATCTCCAGGCTGTCCATTAACGTGATGCCACGAGAGGACTTCATCTTCAAAGTGACTACCTACGGTGCCTTTCAACACAATCGCATCATTGGGAGATGCCAATTCTGCCATTTTTGCGAAATTTCTCTGCAATGTTTCCCCCAATGGCTCATCCCAACCATAGTCGAGGAGGTAAATGAAGTAGCCGCGCTCAACCTTATCTGGCAATTCACCAAGCGAATGGATCATCAATCCCATTTTTACTTCCTTTCATTAGCATCTCTGTATACTCTGTTTCACCTATGAACATATTTCCGTTGACGAACGCGGCGGGATACCCAAACATCTTGCGCGTCGCCGCCATCGGAAAATCCTTCAGCGCGTTCTCAAAGCGTTTCACTAGTTCGTCCGGCGATTTGGTGAATTTGGGCATCGGCTTTTTTGCTTTCGCTGGCATTATTGTATCCCTTTTCTCCATGTTGAAAAATCAGCAATGGTTGCTTGGTCGTTCACTCTCTTACCGCGTGCGCGGCGGCTCGATCACGTTCTTGGGACCTTGGCGATTAAAGTACCAATTGCCCAGCACATCCGCCATAGACAAGCCGTTGATCTTGTACCTGTAAAAATCTTCGCCCGTCAACACAATGTGTTTGCCGCTGAATGGGCTGTATGCGCCCGGCTGATTCTTTAGCACCTCGCGCACTTGGGTCGCGAATTTTTCAATCAGCGGACGGTCTTGCAGAGAACGCAAATTCAACTGCAAAATGCCAAGCACCACCGGGTCAAGCTGATCCATGCGATTGAACAGCGGCGTGCTGAGATGATTGTTCAGAACCAGAAATGTGCCGCCTCCACACACCCAGGGTTGCGCTTGGTTTGCCGCGACGCACGATTCATCCCATACCGGCTTCCACAAATTCAGTTCCGCTTTGCCCATCGTCGTCAACAACGCCTCGCGCGTCGTATCCACGGCTGACGCAATCCCGGAATCGGCGACCGCACGCACGTCCGCGCGATTGAACTGCTTGGCGAGTCGGTCAATATTCGCGCGCAAACCGACTCCGCCCGCCGATGAACCGGCGAACAA
This sequence is a window from Chloroflexota bacterium. Protein-coding genes within it:
- a CDS encoding GxxExxY protein → MANAPHKDLTSKIIEAAIEVHRVLGPGFLEAIYEEALAHEFDLRGIPYERQKPIPISYKDIVAGHHRLDLMVDGKVIVELKAVQDFENIHYATILSYLRGTRTNVGLLINFNKPRLIEGVKRFQL
- a CDS encoding DUF362 domain-containing protein; this encodes MKFGPPLSLTCRYSNVKSRRCSNNIIFPSGSFLVPTKSKVAVLRTQPETVLDDYQRLFEIAGGAKSLDPSTTTILKDNISWHFPMPAANTTPWQLEGTILALRNAGFNDVTCVQNQTVVTNAFKGEDLNRYVPIFRHYNIPVLYNFRTQDMTWVPYKPKAKMLALDHIYPEGIHIPDYLIGKNIVHLPTVKTHMYTTTTGAMKNAFGGLLSKYRHYTHTWIHETLVDLLAIQKEIHPGIFAVMDGTTAGNGPGPRLMEPVVKNVILASADQVAIDAVAAKLMGFDPLAIKYIRLAHDHGLGVGDPREIELVGDDVSNENWNFKVGYSTHTFLAWLAWYGPTSVFQKLVLRTPLVVVPTFIGEVEQDYMYWPLKFKSVYEYWRTHTTWGKLFQQYQQESVLATRSDRAVTHT
- a CDS encoding nucleotidyltransferase family protein, whose product is MSVYDLLKTNREEILRITKQYGASNVRVFGSVARGQADEKSDIDLLVDFELGKGLLNHAALSLALQQLVGMQVDVVSSRGLKQRMRERVLREAVPL
- a CDS encoding DUF86 domain-containing protein; this translates as MRDDRERLEDILEAIAHVEKYAAQGRQAFEQDELIQTWIVHHLQIIGEAASRVSDEAQSRHPEISWANIVAMRNIIVHEYFGIDHDEVWSTVEFDLPVLKRQVEAMLK
- a CDS encoding aminopeptidase P family protein is translated as MNLKIPVGEYSTRAKQLLEYVKQQEWYGVALFDNFHITYLTGFAFIPTERPICFAMNADGERVLFVPRLEVEHANAEAQVDRVESYLEYPGNPHPMIKFAEICARMNIRIKVGADYDGYPWILGYQGSALSALLGAQVMDAASFVEKLMMVKSDAELTLIRESCKWANLAHRLLFKYTRVGAHEVEVSQRASNEATLAMLDTLGALYRSQSMWSSGPTAGYRGQIGRNASIPHTLTTNATFLPGDVLVSEAGCPMWGYQSELERTMIVGEANVEQKTFFEWMLGAQQTALDAMRPGVKCSEVDAAVRAYYEKNNLMPYWRHHSGHAIGLRYHEGPFLDAGDDTVLEPGMVFTVEPGLYAPNLGGFRHSDTVAITRDSIETMTYYPRDLASLTISAQ
- the mce gene encoding methylmalonyl-CoA epimerase; the encoded protein is MITRIDHIGIAVQNISAALGFFESALGIKLDRMELEEGGRTQVAFMPVGGTEVELVEPQDTDSGLAKFLAKRGEGVHHICFEVDDIEGALTQLKAAGAQLINETPQLTGQGHRYAFVHPKSAHGVLIELYQK
- a CDS encoding DinB family protein translates to MEKEIIAQMYEYGIWANKKLLEKASLLTDEQLRHPFTQHAFTILGSFVHLVSAEWRWHQSWSGAPMSDSLTVNDLPTLDAVRAKWETLWAERRAFIESLTPEQLSQPFTRTIRGQTQSVILWHALVHVANHGTQHRSEIALMLTDTGHSPGDLDMIWHLMGR
- a CDS encoding carbohydrate ABC transporter permease gives rise to the protein MIRNQSTVNSQQSTDVKRHSLFAIRNFDWTKIVSYAILLPITFVVALPFLWLISTAIKAPSELFIYPPRWIPNEFHFENFIVAWSKAPFDKFFLNSVIVTTSIVVIQVTTSCLAAYAFARLNFPGKNLLFLLYLSIMMVPSQVTLIPNFVTLRQLNLLDTYGALILPFLASGFGTFLIRQQFLTIPTDLGDAARIDGAGHLLTLWHVYVPLARPAIASFGLLSAMWHWNDFFWPLITTTKVELRTMPLGLAVFAQTEQGVEWHLLMAAALFVAAPIIALFLVAQKQFVEGIASVGVKG
- a CDS encoding sugar ABC transporter permease; protein product: MTIRWNHVREAFTAYAFLLPSFLGLAVFTLYPLVYSGYLSLTRWDLLSPEKRFVWFRNYQRLIDDSDLWKIMSNTTVYTISVVGITLVLALALAILLNQKLRLRAVFRTTFFLPVVTSLTALSALWLWIYDPEFGLANWFLSLFGAPPSRWLNSPSTALAAIIIMMIWQTLGYDIIIFLAGLQNIRRDLYEAASLDGAGRWASFRFVTLPLLSPTMVFLLITSMIQAFRVFDPVYVMTAGLGGPANSTATLVFYLYRQAFYNLEAGYASTIALLVVGIAMAFTGLQLYFSRRWVTYD
- a CDS encoding extracellular solute-binding protein, whose translation is MRIFKLFVVLLIALGVIVACAPAPTPVPTPAPPTAAPKPTDAPKPTAVPATAAPQPTTAPQPTAAPKPTEAPKPAATVNITVWYPLPTAGTLKEAMDALVAKFNAANQGVKVELVLTGNYGQNFEKILASASANTLPDAAMVELLQIPQLASANQLLALDDLSKDADFKFDDLAPALLGNSYWNNKLYAIPWQRSTTMMFINRDAFKAAGLDPDKPPLTWDDARKMSQTLLAKNANAYPMTGAIASDWAFEGQLLSFGGSLLSKDGKTATYNSPEALTAVNVWRDMSQKDKTLSIRGFNDFGAVVTDFIAGKNVMLMHSIFSRAQIERDAKFDWDVAAIPGGPAGPVLNAGGGNFVIFGKTTPEKQKAAWTFLKWMTAPENTAEYSIKSGYLPVRTSALKVQAMVDYGKQSPKTLKAIELAFKYGKSRAVSAVFEKAINQYMNPALQDILLGTAEPKAALDAAAKKSNDALQ
- a CDS encoding methylmalonyl-CoA mutase family protein — its product is MFDAKKLEDIQHAKERWEETTLQQTLARAPERREKFITTSSEDIDRLYTPLDLAAMDYERDLGMPGEFPYTRGVHGTMHRGRFWTMRMFAGFGTAEATNARFKYLLEHGETGLSTAFDMPTLYGYDTDAPQALGEFGKCGVAISSLADMELLFDGIPVDQVTTSMTINSPAAIIWAMYIAAAEKRGVPRAKLGGTIQNDILKEYIAQKEFIFPPHPSMRLVVDTMEFGTREMPLWNTISISGYHIREAGSTAAQELAFTLADGMEYVRWGIQRGMNIDEFAPRLSFFFNAHNDFFEEIAKYRAARRIWARWMRDTMGAQNPRAWLMRFHTQTAGVSLTAQQPMNNVARVALQALAAVLGGTQSLHTNSLDEAWALPSENAATIALRTQQIIAHESGVANTADPLGGSYFVEAFTNRMEQEANAYFARIEKHGGVLPSIEKGFFQREIAESAARYQTEIEKKDRVIVGVNDFVVKEDLRVPLLRVDEASARHHLARLERVRRERDGARVQAALDAIRDAAKRENANLMPRLIDAVNAYATLGEMMDVLRKTWGEYKEPVIV